One window from the genome of Microbulbifer sp. ALW1 encodes:
- a CDS encoding NlpC/P60 family protein codes for MNRRLLLPYCFAMLTTAGCSMAPYQHSPEDTAKPAENPTKERPQAAKPPKPKPAPSPSELLKASLYQQHQVWKGIPYRLGGMSRSGIDCSALVYLIYRDEMGVELPRTTQYQSVAGKAIKQGQLRPGDLVFFRTGRRGRHVGIYIEDGKFLHASVSKGVTISHMADYYWKSRYWRARRLELESGGKS; via the coding sequence ATGAATAGAAGACTGCTGCTGCCCTATTGCTTCGCGATGCTCACAACGGCCGGTTGCAGCATGGCCCCGTATCAGCATTCGCCGGAAGACACGGCCAAACCCGCAGAAAACCCTACCAAAGAACGCCCGCAGGCAGCGAAACCACCCAAACCCAAGCCAGCCCCCTCCCCCTCTGAATTACTCAAGGCAAGCCTGTACCAGCAGCATCAGGTGTGGAAGGGTATTCCCTATCGGCTGGGGGGCATGAGCAGGAGCGGTATCGACTGTTCGGCACTGGTCTACCTGATCTACCGCGACGAGATGGGGGTTGAGCTGCCCCGCACCACCCAGTACCAGTCGGTGGCCGGTAAGGCGATCAAGCAGGGCCAGCTGCGCCCGGGAGACCTGGTGTTTTTCAGGACCGGTCGCCGCGGCCGGCACGTGGGGATCTACATCGAGGACGGCAAGTTTCTGCACGCCTCGGTGTCCAAGGGCGTCACCATCTCGCACATGGCGGATTACTACTGGAAAAGCCGCTACTGGCGGGCGCGCAGGCTGGAACTCGAATCCGGCGGCAAGTCCTGA
- a CDS encoding class I SAM-dependent methyltransferase produces MTDNSWDSYAEGWDSNSDVISYSERAFRSLTDTLNCKGARILDFGCGTGLLTERLAPLASSIIALDPSGKMLAVLEAKQLGNVTTIQSSLTRELIDKNRQLQERFDLIVASSALAFVPNYKDTVRLLAELLNSNGRLVQWDWLREDGNEDTGFTREDIAAAFRDAGLSDIQVTLPFSMGTGENRMDVVMGIGTYQ; encoded by the coding sequence ATGACCGACAACAGCTGGGATAGCTATGCCGAAGGATGGGACAGTAATAGCGACGTCATCAGCTATTCGGAGCGCGCCTTCCGGTCCCTTACCGACACCCTGAACTGCAAAGGTGCCCGAATCCTGGATTTCGGCTGCGGCACGGGCCTGCTGACTGAACGCCTCGCTCCACTGGCAAGCAGCATCATCGCCCTCGATCCATCGGGGAAAATGCTTGCCGTACTGGAGGCCAAGCAACTGGGCAATGTAACTACCATACAATCCAGCCTGACTCGGGAGCTGATCGACAAGAACAGGCAACTGCAGGAGAGGTTCGACCTGATCGTCGCTTCGTCCGCACTCGCTTTTGTCCCAAACTACAAAGACACAGTACGACTGCTGGCTGAGCTACTGAATAGCAATGGCCGCCTGGTTCAGTGGGATTGGCTGAGGGAGGACGGTAACGAAGATACCGGATTTACCCGTGAGGACATCGCAGCCGCTTTCAGGGACGCAGGCCTTTCCGACATCCAGGTAACCCTACCCTTCTCCATGGGAACAGGTGAAAACCGGATGGACGTTGTAATGGGCATAGGCACCTATCAATAA
- a CDS encoding PLP-dependent aminotransferase family protein, whose translation MTQEFRYQQLEAWLLRGIEEQRWRQGERLPSIRTLCRELTLSKATVQHALQRLEAQGVVEARPKAGYFVSLQSPPVRRPVSRARIEAPRPVTVSELLQDIMRRSAAFDLLPQHSPGDLPAGIVALNRAIGRSLRRQSGQDFQYYDEPAGNAALREQLALHMARRGWACEPDALCITSGCQHALFLALMACCNRGDVVAVESPGFYGGMQIIEQLGLQLVEVPASLETGMDIDALEDVLQRWKVRACIVSPAFATPGGALMPVSSKRRLLALAETYDLAVIEDDIYADTALVAVPDPLKALDRDQRVILCSSFSKCLSRDLRLGWISGARWHARILHLKLVTQLSSSQFVQRGLAEFMADGSFTAHLRRLRTELRSRRDRLLQLLNDWPVSLRVSKPEGGLAVWVELPDGEDTLALYDQGLQQQVVITPGPLFSASGQFRNCLRISFAHPWDAPREQALGRLPALLAAT comes from the coding sequence GTGACACAGGAATTTCGCTACCAGCAACTGGAGGCGTGGTTGTTGCGGGGCATCGAGGAGCAGCGCTGGCGGCAGGGTGAGCGATTGCCCTCGATCCGCACCCTGTGCCGCGAGCTCACACTATCCAAAGCTACCGTGCAGCACGCGCTGCAGCGACTTGAGGCCCAAGGGGTGGTCGAGGCGCGTCCCAAGGCGGGCTATTTCGTATCCCTGCAATCGCCTCCGGTACGGCGCCCCGTTAGCCGCGCCCGCATTGAGGCGCCGCGGCCGGTTACGGTGAGTGAACTGTTGCAGGACATCATGCGCCGGAGTGCGGCTTTTGACCTGCTGCCACAGCATTCACCCGGTGATCTGCCTGCCGGCATCGTCGCTCTCAACCGCGCCATCGGGCGCTCACTCAGGCGCCAGAGCGGCCAGGATTTCCAGTACTACGACGAACCTGCCGGCAACGCAGCGCTGCGTGAGCAACTTGCGCTGCACATGGCACGGCGGGGGTGGGCGTGCGAGCCGGATGCGCTGTGTATTACCTCGGGCTGCCAGCACGCGTTGTTCCTCGCCCTGATGGCCTGCTGCAATCGCGGCGATGTAGTGGCGGTAGAGTCGCCGGGATTTTACGGGGGGATGCAGATCATCGAGCAGCTGGGGCTGCAGCTTGTCGAAGTGCCAGCCTCGCTTGAAACCGGGATGGATATCGATGCGCTGGAAGATGTTTTACAGCGCTGGAAGGTGCGGGCCTGTATCGTCTCTCCCGCATTTGCCACCCCCGGTGGCGCATTGATGCCGGTGTCATCCAAGCGTCGGCTGCTGGCCCTGGCGGAGACCTACGACCTGGCCGTTATCGAAGACGACATCTATGCCGATACCGCACTGGTAGCAGTCCCCGATCCTCTCAAAGCACTGGACAGGGATCAGCGGGTGATACTCTGCAGTTCCTTCTCGAAATGCCTCTCACGGGATCTGCGGCTTGGGTGGATTTCCGGTGCTCGCTGGCATGCGCGTATCCTCCACCTGAAACTGGTAACGCAGTTATCCAGCAGTCAATTTGTGCAGCGCGGTCTGGCCGAGTTCATGGCGGATGGCAGCTTCACCGCGCATTTGCGTCGCCTGCGGACAGAACTGCGCTCTCGTAGAGACCGCCTGCTGCAATTGCTGAATGACTGGCCGGTAAGTCTCCGGGTCAGTAAACCGGAAGGTGGCCTGGCGGTTTGGGTGGAACTGCCCGATGGCGAGGATACGCTCGCGCTTTACGACCAAGGGTTACAGCAGCAGGTGGTGATCACACCCGGACCACTGTTTTCGGCATCGGGACAATTCCGGAATTGTCTGCGCATCAGTTTTGCCCACCCGTGGGATGCGCCACGGGAGCAGGCGCTCGGTCGGCTGCCGGCACTGTTGGCCGCAACATAG
- a CDS encoding AHH domain-containing protein, which produces MELEYHNGIRITKFRHEMTSLEAAIQNYETLAKQYYAKKNDCSLTEQQRKVECEKALKCLEQERARINTLTDIQAQLEAYRNQGIQATRGNLAERASAISTMSNEKHHPTEVLEKYMRAEGIPKPSPQHTAHHIVPGKGKLKVVTTNTRMHLHRHGIRINDPANGVFLVCKDKDTPHWSMPNSRGHLKYHTHEYEQWMGQRVQRLNNIDMIKTQLQVIGRILQDNEPKTAVQAIKNV; this is translated from the coding sequence ATGGAGCTGGAGTACCACAACGGCATTCGAATTACGAAATTCCGCCACGAAATGACATCACTCGAAGCCGCTATTCAGAATTACGAAACTCTGGCAAAGCAGTATTACGCCAAAAAAAATGATTGCTCTTTGACTGAACAACAGCGAAAAGTGGAGTGTGAGAAAGCCCTTAAATGTCTCGAGCAAGAACGGGCTCGAATCAATACACTGACCGATATCCAGGCTCAGCTTGAGGCATATCGAAATCAGGGTATACAAGCAACAAGGGGCAACTTGGCGGAAAGGGCAAGTGCGATCAGCACGATGAGCAATGAGAAACATCACCCAACAGAGGTACTAGAAAAGTACATGCGCGCTGAGGGCATCCCGAAGCCCAGCCCACAACACACAGCCCACCATATTGTGCCCGGGAAAGGTAAGCTGAAGGTAGTAACTACCAATACCCGTATGCATCTACATCGACACGGTATTAGGATCAACGACCCAGCTAATGGGGTCTTTCTCGTCTGTAAGGACAAAGATACCCCTCACTGGTCAATGCCAAATTCCAGGGGGCACCTGAAGTACCATACTCACGAATACGAGCAGTGGATGGGACAACGGGTTCAGCGCCTGAACAACATTGATATGATCAAGACACAGCTTCAGGTTATTGGACGAATCTTGCAGGACAATGAACCTAAAACGGCCGTTCAAGCCATCAAGAACGTGTGA
- a CDS encoding GFA family protein, which translates to MQKLTGRCLCEAIEYEITGEIGPIFNCHCSKCRRWHGAAFRTRATIKSSQFKWLKGDEHLSGYHSSENTVKTFCSICGSSLISTYDESPDKIGIPLGGLDQAPSNKVEGHFFVGSKSPWYEIPDDLPQYDEFPGSHEKVRETSHGE; encoded by the coding sequence ATGCAGAAATTAACGGGCCGCTGCCTGTGCGAGGCGATCGAATATGAGATCACCGGTGAAATTGGCCCCATATTCAATTGCCACTGCTCAAAATGCCGCCGCTGGCACGGTGCCGCGTTCAGGACCAGGGCAACCATCAAATCCAGTCAGTTCAAATGGCTCAAGGGAGACGAGCATTTATCCGGCTACCACTCATCCGAGAATACGGTGAAAACCTTCTGCTCGATTTGCGGCTCCAGCCTGATCAGCACCTATGACGAAAGCCCGGACAAGATCGGCATCCCACTGGGGGGCCTGGATCAAGCGCCGAGCAACAAGGTGGAAGGGCATTTCTTTGTCGGCTCGAAATCCCCCTGGTACGAGATACCCGATGATCTGCCCCAGTACGACGAATTCCCGGGGTCTCACGAGAAAGTAAGGGAAACCAGTCACGGGGAGTAA
- a CDS encoding zf-TFIIB domain-containing protein: protein MHCPKCRHEYLKPTRFEEGLPVMGCPKCEGALLSLLHYRDWSERVNLDSGEEPAQAEISSDTDTKTAISCPKCSRLMAKYSVSGSLDTRLDLCGNCDEAWLDGGEWQLLKSLELGNQVPSVFTEQWQRKVRSEKTELNRINRLKKVVGESDTERALEIKTWLKDNKNKATILHFLGTD from the coding sequence ATGCACTGCCCAAAATGTAGACATGAATACCTGAAACCAACCAGATTTGAAGAGGGACTTCCGGTAATGGGGTGCCCGAAGTGCGAAGGTGCCCTGTTGTCGCTGTTGCACTATCGAGACTGGTCAGAAAGGGTCAACCTCGATTCCGGGGAGGAGCCGGCGCAAGCGGAAATCTCATCGGATACCGATACCAAAACGGCCATCAGCTGCCCCAAATGTAGCCGGTTGATGGCTAAGTACTCGGTGTCCGGGTCGCTGGATACGAGGCTGGACCTGTGCGGAAACTGCGACGAAGCCTGGCTGGATGGCGGTGAATGGCAACTACTCAAGTCGCTGGAACTGGGAAACCAGGTACCCAGCGTCTTCACTGAACAGTGGCAGCGTAAGGTTCGATCTGAAAAAACAGAATTGAACCGGATCAATCGCTTGAAGAAAGTGGTGGGCGAATCCGATACGGAAAGAGCGCTGGAGATAAAAACCTGGCTCAAAGACAATAAAAACAAGGCAACCATATTGCATTTTCTGGGCACAGATTGA
- the ccoG gene encoding cytochrome c oxidase accessory protein CcoG, with protein sequence MEKIPVVQEPLALDPAPPSARDGKLHVRLTEGRFQNLRRLISWPLLALYFGLVWVQFDGQPWLLFSFEQHRIILFGHALSWRDLSLLAGLLIASAALLFFLAVAWGRVWCGFACPQSIWTWLFIRVEDMTEGRADKRARRASEPLGLHTLLPRLIKHLLWILLALATAITFTGYFVPVREILTAAMQLELSAAVSGWILIMAGITYLNAGLVREKICLHACPYSRFQGVMFDDHTISVSYDAHRGEPRANRRKGNSNSGDCIDCGLCVQVCPAGIDIRDGLQAACIDCAACIDACDRVMSKLERPTGLVRFASEAQLQGKNARFFRPRLAGYAAVMLVAFAAVVYGFTQTTQLLVEIRRDRGAMFRQVDEQTVCNLYQVKVEGYSEQQQFVDVSISGEGKFSLFGPRKIDLAEDNAYWLPYRVCARDLTLPKAELTFHFKGETLSASRNTTFLTRVF encoded by the coding sequence ATGGAAAAAATTCCCGTTGTTCAGGAACCGCTTGCCCTGGATCCTGCCCCACCATCGGCCCGTGATGGCAAGCTCCACGTGCGGCTGACAGAAGGCCGCTTCCAGAATCTGCGACGCTTGATCAGCTGGCCGCTGCTCGCACTGTACTTCGGGCTGGTGTGGGTGCAGTTCGACGGCCAACCCTGGCTACTGTTTTCGTTTGAACAGCATCGGATCATCCTCTTCGGCCACGCGCTGTCGTGGCGCGATCTGTCCCTGCTGGCCGGTCTGCTGATCGCCAGTGCCGCACTGCTATTTTTCCTCGCGGTGGCCTGGGGCCGTGTCTGGTGTGGCTTCGCATGCCCGCAGAGCATCTGGACCTGGCTCTTCATCCGCGTCGAGGATATGACTGAAGGCCGCGCAGACAAACGGGCCCGGCGCGCCAGCGAGCCACTTGGCTTGCACACTCTGCTCCCTCGACTCATCAAGCACCTGCTCTGGATACTTCTGGCACTCGCTACTGCAATCACGTTCACCGGCTATTTCGTGCCCGTGCGCGAGATCCTGACCGCCGCAATGCAGCTTGAGTTATCGGCAGCGGTTTCGGGCTGGATTCTGATCATGGCCGGTATCACCTACCTGAATGCCGGGCTGGTACGCGAAAAAATCTGCCTGCATGCCTGCCCCTACTCCCGCTTCCAGGGCGTGATGTTCGACGACCATACAATAAGTGTTAGTTACGATGCGCACCGCGGCGAGCCCCGCGCTAACCGGCGAAAAGGGAATAGCAACAGTGGCGATTGCATCGACTGCGGACTCTGTGTGCAGGTGTGTCCTGCGGGAATCGATATTCGCGATGGCCTGCAGGCCGCGTGCATTGACTGCGCCGCGTGCATCGATGCCTGTGACCGAGTCATGTCGAAACTCGAACGCCCCACAGGACTTGTCCGCTTCGCCTCAGAAGCCCAACTGCAAGGCAAAAATGCCCGTTTCTTTCGCCCCCGCCTGGCCGGCTATGCCGCAGTAATGCTCGTTGCCTTCGCCGCGGTTGTGTACGGTTTCACCCAGACCACCCAGTTGCTGGTGGAGATCCGGCGCGACCGTGGTGCAATGTTCCGGCAGGTGGATGAGCAGACGGTATGTAACCTGTATCAGGTCAAGGTGGAGGGATACAGTGAACAACAACAGTTTGTGGATGTATCCATCTCCGGGGAAGGTAAATTCAGCCTGTTTGGCCCGCGGAAAATCGACCTCGCGGAAGACAATGCTTACTGGCTCCCTTACCGCGTCTGCGCGCGCGATCTGACATTACCGAAGGCTGAATTGACCTTTCATTTTAAAGGGGAGACGCTTTCCGCCTCGAGAAACACGACGTTTTTGACCAGGGTATTTTGA
- a CDS encoding BLUF domain-containing protein: protein MSELIRLVYASRAAFKPVPVTQGVEPSVGRILMQSRRNNAHASIGGVLYFGDGYFFQTLEGERQAVNQAYQRIAADARHREVTILSLKTVSERFFEDWSMKYVPAEEAVKQFIRSRNYQRFEPLKFQEAEAEALIELFHQYDDSLANTGAKAKKKRAGWFGWRRLFTS from the coding sequence ATGAGCGAATTGATCCGGCTGGTCTATGCCAGTCGTGCTGCCTTTAAACCTGTGCCGGTAACGCAGGGTGTTGAACCTTCCGTGGGGCGTATCCTGATGCAGAGCCGCAGAAACAATGCGCATGCGAGTATTGGTGGTGTGCTGTATTTCGGTGATGGCTACTTCTTTCAGACGCTGGAAGGCGAGCGCCAGGCCGTCAACCAGGCCTACCAGCGCATTGCCGCGGATGCGCGCCATCGGGAGGTGACGATTCTGTCATTGAAGACCGTGTCTGAACGTTTTTTCGAGGACTGGTCGATGAAGTATGTTCCGGCGGAGGAAGCGGTAAAGCAGTTTATTCGCAGCCGCAACTACCAGCGCTTCGAGCCACTGAAGTTCCAGGAGGCGGAAGCCGAAGCGCTGATCGAACTGTTTCACCAGTATGACGACTCACTTGCCAACACTGGCGCCAAGGCCAAGAAAAAGCGCGCAGGCTGGTTTGGCTGGCGAAGGCTGTTTACCTCTTAA
- a CDS encoding thioredoxin domain-containing protein, giving the protein MLSACSDDTQQASDTETGRDPQGRQQESRQQEDRQQIVARIGSSTITLQQVDEKIRLERHDLALAEYQLRFNTLKSMVEAQQPSTISDDDAPAIDWLLPHPQPPRLNIDTGDRPLRGNPEAPVTLAVFCSYQSVHCATTNLVLRELLDRYAGWIAVVPFDFPMHYHRQGVQAAAAVHCASEQGTPWAYADGLYTQAKSMDEKAFSQLAIQQGLAQDLFNQCLEESGRSDQVAADTALGLSLGLQSVPVVFVNGLYVKGPRTLEHYALWIDQELQRLGHDPASAHVDAARWRQSGDQIFETDLPLQLSGTSVSSQPEQSTALLRVRKAAAEQFSPGDKIMDGVTLKRVHERHVTLQVNDHLERLTLRGEDGDYVRVPMTTTTQRDEATMRRIEQPDGESRKLIPPSGVLTLGQAWLEKQLQNRAELEKKFVAAEHVVDGHNLLRLEGIADSEFFTALGFEEGDVVVRVNDSWVHSGQNQLWDALTSGEVVDVTYMRNGLPERVQYVVEEESYFEQQGSGKQSSEESSEKSSKSDTGDDE; this is encoded by the coding sequence ATGCTCAGCGCATGTAGCGACGATACGCAGCAAGCCTCCGACACGGAAACCGGTAGAGATCCGCAAGGTCGACAACAGGAAAGCCGGCAACAGGAGGATCGACAACAAATAGTCGCGCGCATCGGTAGCAGCACTATCACCCTGCAACAGGTGGATGAAAAAATCCGCCTCGAACGCCACGACCTGGCACTGGCCGAATACCAGCTGCGCTTCAATACCCTCAAATCCATGGTGGAAGCACAGCAGCCGTCGACGATCTCGGACGACGACGCGCCCGCCATAGACTGGCTACTGCCCCACCCCCAACCACCCAGACTGAACATCGACACCGGCGATCGCCCCCTGCGCGGCAACCCCGAGGCTCCGGTGACCCTCGCGGTGTTCTGCTCCTACCAGTCCGTGCACTGTGCGACCACCAATCTGGTGTTGCGTGAATTACTCGACCGCTATGCCGGCTGGATTGCGGTGGTACCGTTCGATTTTCCCATGCACTACCACCGGCAGGGGGTACAGGCCGCAGCGGCGGTGCACTGCGCCAGTGAGCAGGGCACACCCTGGGCCTACGCGGATGGTCTCTACACCCAGGCAAAATCAATGGATGAAAAGGCATTCAGCCAACTCGCCATACAGCAGGGGCTGGCACAGGACTTGTTCAACCAATGCCTGGAAGAATCCGGCCGTAGCGATCAGGTTGCCGCGGATACCGCCCTGGGCCTATCTCTCGGCCTGCAGAGCGTGCCAGTGGTGTTTGTGAACGGGCTCTATGTGAAAGGCCCCCGCACCCTCGAACACTACGCGCTGTGGATTGACCAGGAGTTGCAGCGCCTGGGACACGATCCGGCGAGTGCCCATGTGGATGCCGCCCGCTGGCGGCAGTCCGGCGACCAGATCTTCGAGACCGATCTGCCCCTGCAACTGAGCGGTACCAGTGTCTCCTCGCAGCCGGAACAGTCCACCGCGCTCCTTCGCGTCCGCAAGGCCGCGGCAGAGCAATTCTCCCCTGGGGATAAAATAATGGACGGTGTCACCCTCAAGCGGGTACACGAGCGCCATGTCACCCTGCAGGTCAATGATCATCTGGAGCGCTTGACCCTGCGCGGGGAGGACGGCGATTACGTGCGGGTGCCAATGACCACCACCACCCAGCGGGATGAGGCCACCATGCGACGCATCGAGCAGCCGGATGGTGAATCCCGCAAACTGATCCCGCCTTCCGGCGTTCTGACCCTGGGTCAGGCATGGCTGGAAAAGCAATTACAGAATCGCGCCGAACTGGAAAAGAAATTCGTCGCCGCCGAGCATGTGGTCGACGGGCACAATTTACTGCGCCTCGAGGGCATCGCAGACAGCGAGTTCTTCACCGCCCTGGGCTTTGAGGAAGGCGATGTAGTGGTGCGGGTAAACGATAGCTGGGTGCACAGTGGCCAGAACCAGCTGTGGGATGCACTAACCAGCGGCGAGGTGGTGGATGTGACCTATATGCGCAACGGGCTGCCCGAGCGGGTGCAATACGTGGTGGAAGAGGAAAGCTATTTCGAGCAGCAGGGCAGCGGCAAGCAGAGCAGCGAAGAGAGCAGTGAAAAAAGCAGCAAGAGCGATACTGGTGACGACGAGTGA
- a CDS encoding zinc metallopeptidase — protein MIYALATLLIAALIIGPQLWVRFVLWRHSKEISDMPGSGAELAEHLIERYELEGVKVVKAGKDENYYSPAEKIVALSPEVYHGKSVTAVAVAAHEVGHAIQFCREEPISRLRDKYLGRAGQIQKIGGFILLAAPILTLLIKSPVIFLWIGVVAVITMLASALMYVAILPEEYDASFNKALPILREGYLPEHLLNKAHSVLKACALTYLAGALLDVLRLWRWIRFIR, from the coding sequence ATGATTTACGCACTTGCTACCCTGCTTATCGCCGCGCTGATCATCGGCCCCCAGCTGTGGGTCCGCTTTGTGCTGTGGCGGCACTCTAAAGAAATCAGTGATATGCCGGGATCGGGCGCCGAGCTGGCCGAGCACCTGATCGAGCGCTATGAGCTCGAAGGGGTAAAGGTGGTGAAGGCGGGCAAGGATGAAAACTACTATTCGCCGGCGGAGAAAATCGTGGCGCTGAGCCCGGAGGTCTACCATGGCAAGTCGGTGACCGCGGTGGCGGTAGCCGCCCATGAAGTGGGCCACGCGATCCAGTTCTGCCGCGAGGAGCCGATATCAAGGTTGCGGGACAAGTACCTGGGCCGGGCCGGCCAGATCCAGAAAATCGGTGGCTTTATCCTGCTCGCTGCCCCCATTCTCACCCTGCTGATCAAATCGCCGGTGATCTTCCTGTGGATCGGCGTTGTGGCAGTAATCACCATGCTCGCTTCCGCACTCATGTACGTGGCGATACTGCCGGAAGAGTACGATGCAAGCTTCAACAAGGCCCTGCCGATACTCCGGGAGGGCTACCTGCCGGAGCACCTGTTGAACAAGGCACACAGTGTACTGAAGGCCTGTGCCCTTACCTACTTGGCTGGCGCCCTGCTGGATGTGCTGAGGCTGTGGCGCTGGATACGATTTATTCGATAA
- a CDS encoding YcxB family protein has protein sequence MQPFKTQFTLSRDYLAECFDQSQPHGKGAKPNYLFPVLLLAAGSATLMFTEQPKVPGYLLVALGILELLHIRFRRAWWLARQMMSKSANSEVTLTVDEGGITTESDYTKATLSWSDIERVIETELGLILVSKTGGQQYLSKSLFTDELVREIVARGQ, from the coding sequence ATGCAACCTTTCAAGACACAATTCACCCTATCTCGGGATTACCTTGCCGAGTGTTTTGATCAATCCCAGCCCCATGGTAAAGGTGCCAAGCCCAATTACCTGTTCCCGGTGTTATTACTTGCTGCAGGTTCCGCAACACTGATGTTTACCGAGCAACCCAAAGTCCCGGGCTACCTGCTGGTGGCCCTGGGTATTCTGGAGCTACTGCATATTCGATTCCGGCGGGCGTGGTGGCTGGCACGGCAGATGATGAGCAAAAGTGCCAATTCCGAAGTGACCTTGACGGTTGATGAAGGTGGGATAACAACCGAGAGCGACTATACAAAAGCAACGCTCTCGTGGTCCGATATCGAGCGGGTTATTGAAACCGAGTTGGGGCTGATTCTGGTCAGCAAAACCGGGGGGCAGCAGTACTTGTCGAAATCCCTGTTTACTGACGAGCTGGTGCGCGAGATTGTTGCAAGAGGGCAATAG
- a CDS encoding isoprenylcysteine carboxylmethyltransferase family protein, whose translation MNAEPAQTVSPRQWIRLVVVYLLIPLVLLVCGGDLGWWQAWLYSLLIFAAGIGGRMWAEQRHPGLIAERQNSENFHNAKVWDKVLAPLMAVSLVFPMVIVAGLDHRYHWSPEFPLWLIVIGFTLISLGYAFATWALAENRFFFSVVCIRADRGHVVCDSGPYRFVRHPGYAGNIFPLLGIVLALGSVWALIPAAVATIITVIRTVLEDQTLQEELPGYRDYARRVPYRLIPWIY comes from the coding sequence GTGAATGCAGAGCCAGCGCAAACAGTATCCCCTCGCCAGTGGATCAGATTGGTTGTGGTATACCTCCTTATCCCGCTGGTTTTACTGGTATGCGGTGGGGATCTCGGTTGGTGGCAGGCGTGGCTCTATTCCCTACTGATCTTTGCCGCTGGTATAGGCGGGCGCATGTGGGCGGAACAGCGACACCCCGGATTGATAGCCGAACGGCAAAATAGTGAAAATTTCCACAACGCGAAAGTCTGGGACAAAGTACTCGCTCCGCTGATGGCGGTGAGTCTCGTGTTCCCTATGGTTATAGTGGCGGGGCTGGACCACCGCTATCACTGGTCCCCCGAATTCCCGCTATGGCTCATTGTGATTGGCTTCACCTTGATCTCCCTCGGATATGCGTTCGCGACATGGGCTCTGGCAGAGAATCGCTTTTTCTTCAGCGTGGTGTGCATTCGGGCGGATCGAGGGCACGTGGTGTGTGACAGTGGCCCGTACCGGTTTGTGAGGCACCCGGGTTATGCTGGAAATATTTTTCCGCTGCTCGGTATTGTTCTTGCGCTGGGCTCGGTGTGGGCACTGATTCCTGCGGCGGTGGCAACAATCATCACAGTGATTAGAACCGTACTTGAAGACCAGACGCTACAGGAAGAATTGCCCGGCTACCGGGACTATGCACGGCGCGTGCCTTATCGGTTAATCCCCTGGATATACTGA
- a CDS encoding SGNH/GDSL hydrolase family protein — translation MHKASLFVSLAITSALWSINTLGAPAKGTAAGDSITMGFAADCTGNTFFTGGFFCLLGGDQPEHSWFDGWDSSVNSVHDKYKAIDPNVAANKNAARSGSEMRGGSDNFSVQADRILSQTLVADHVEVVLGGNDICNRDCVDPANCSDPLLTESEWRGAVKAGLDKLVGGLPSGSTVVLGSVPRVQDLRAAGVAKQSGNWRVNCESVWSTFGICRIATNGGTMNGESFATRYAGINTAQRIYNEVLQQEAAAYNGANGVEVVAEYSGASQTNVGTFTFGKDDIDGGDCFHPSVRGQNTVANLMWNGNTDK, via the coding sequence ATGCATAAAGCCAGTCTTTTTGTTTCCCTCGCCATTACCTCTGCGCTGTGGTCCATCAATACCCTGGGCGCGCCTGCCAAAGGCACGGCAGCCGGTGACAGTATCACCATGGGGTTCGCGGCCGATTGTACCGGCAATACCTTCTTTACTGGCGGGTTTTTCTGCCTGTTGGGCGGGGACCAGCCGGAACACAGTTGGTTCGACGGCTGGGACAGTAGCGTCAACAGCGTCCACGACAAGTACAAAGCCATAGACCCGAATGTTGCAGCCAACAAGAATGCCGCCCGTTCCGGTTCCGAGATGCGCGGCGGCAGCGATAATTTCAGTGTGCAGGCGGACCGGATTCTTTCCCAGACACTGGTTGCGGATCACGTGGAGGTGGTTCTCGGCGGCAATGATATCTGCAATCGCGACTGCGTCGACCCGGCCAATTGCTCAGACCCGCTATTGACCGAAAGCGAATGGCGCGGTGCGGTGAAAGCCGGGCTCGACAAACTGGTGGGTGGCTTGCCCAGCGGCTCCACGGTGGTACTGGGGTCGGTGCCCCGGGTACAGGATCTGCGCGCGGCGGGCGTGGCCAAACAGAGCGGCAACTGGCGGGTAAACTGCGAAAGTGTCTGGTCCACCTTTGGTATCTGCCGGATAGCCACCAACGGGGGCACCATGAACGGTGAATCCTTTGCCACACGCTACGCCGGCATCAATACCGCACAGCGTATTTACAACGAAGTCTTGCAGCAGGAGGCCGCGGCCTACAATGGCGCCAATGGTGTGGAGGTGGTTGCGGAATATTCCGGGGCGAGCCAGACCAATGTGGGCACCTTTACCTTTGGCAAAGACGATATTGATGGTGGGGACTGCTTCCATCCCAGCGTTCGCGGCCAGAACACGGTGGCGAACCTGATGTGGAACGGTAATACGGACAAATAA